From Mycobacterium lacus, one genomic window encodes:
- a CDS encoding cobyric acid synthase gives MSGALLVAGTSSDAGKSVVVAGLCRLLARNGVQVAPFKAQNMSNNSAVTVEGGEIGRAQAIQARAAGLEPSVRFNPILLKPGGDRTSQLVIRGRVTDAVTASGYLRHRDRLAGVVIDELSCLRDEFDAVICEGAGSPAEINLRATDLANMGLARAANLPVVLVGDIDRGGLLAHLFGTLAVLEPDDQALIAGFIVNKFRGDPALLQPGLQQLRTLTGRPTYGALPYTDQLWLDAEDSLSVVAHRAVGAPAPPRGDEWLRVAAIRLPRISNSTDVEALACEPGVLARWITDPAELADADLIVLPGSKATVADLAWLRERGLASGIAQHARAGKPVLGICGGFQMLCRRIEDPVESGAGVVAGLGLLDADIVFSAAKVLRRWQAPLTGYEIHHGRLARCAEASWFDAGSEPHGIVRDAVFGTHWHGLLDNDDFRRAWLARVAAAAGRNRFHVADDVNVAARRDAQLDLMAELLASHLDMDAVTGLLDGPPPRRPHLVSELRR, from the coding sequence GTGAGCGGGGCGCTGCTGGTGGCGGGCACCAGCTCCGACGCCGGGAAGTCGGTGGTGGTCGCGGGTCTGTGCCGGCTGCTGGCGCGCAACGGCGTGCAGGTCGCGCCGTTCAAGGCGCAGAACATGTCCAACAATTCGGCGGTCACCGTCGAGGGCGGTGAGATCGGCCGGGCCCAGGCCATTCAGGCCCGGGCGGCGGGGCTGGAGCCCAGCGTGCGGTTCAACCCGATCCTGCTCAAACCCGGCGGTGATCGGACGTCGCAATTGGTGATTCGGGGACGGGTCACCGACGCGGTCACTGCGTCCGGGTATCTGCGGCACCGCGACCGGCTCGCCGGCGTGGTGATCGACGAATTATCTTGCCTGCGTGACGAATTCGACGCTGTGATCTGCGAGGGCGCGGGCTCGCCAGCCGAAATCAACTTGCGGGCAACGGATTTAGCCAACATGGGACTGGCCCGGGCGGCGAACCTGCCGGTTGTTCTGGTGGGCGACATCGACCGTGGGGGCCTGCTGGCACATCTGTTCGGGACGCTAGCGGTGCTGGAGCCCGACGACCAGGCGCTCATCGCGGGATTCATCGTCAACAAATTCCGCGGCGACCCGGCGCTGCTGCAACCCGGGCTGCAGCAACTGCGCACATTGACCGGCCGCCCAACCTACGGAGCGCTGCCCTACACCGATCAGCTCTGGCTCGACGCCGAGGACTCGCTGTCGGTGGTCGCTCACCGCGCCGTCGGCGCGCCGGCGCCGCCGCGCGGCGACGAATGGCTGCGGGTGGCCGCGATCCGGCTGCCCCGGATTTCCAACTCCACCGACGTCGAGGCGCTGGCCTGCGAACCGGGCGTGCTGGCGCGCTGGATCACCGACCCCGCCGAGTTGGCCGACGCCGACCTGATCGTGCTGCCCGGCAGCAAGGCCACCGTCGCCGACCTGGCCTGGCTGCGTGAGCGCGGCCTGGCCAGCGGGATTGCCCAGCACGCGCGCGCGGGCAAGCCCGTATTGGGCATCTGCGGGGGTTTCCAGATGCTATGCCGGCGCATCGAGGACCCGGTGGAATCCGGTGCCGGGGTTGTCGCCGGGCTGGGGCTGTTGGACGCCGACATCGTCTTCTCCGCGGCCAAGGTCCTGCGCCGCTGGCAGGCGCCGCTGACCGGCTATGAAATCCATCATGGTCGGCTCGCCCGCTGCGCGGAGGCGTCCTGGTTCGACGCGGGATCCGAACCGCACGGCATAGTGCGCGACGCGGTTTTCGGCACCCATTGGCACGGCCTCCTCGACAACGACGACTTTCGTCGCGCATGGCTCGCCCGCGTTGCCGCTGCCGCCGGTCGGAACCGATTTCATGTCGCCGACGACGTCAACGTTGCCGCCCGACGCGACGCCCAACTGGATCTGATGGCCGAGCTGTTGGCGTCGCATCTCGACATGGACGCCGTCACCGGCCTGCTCGATGGCCCACCGCCACGACGGCCGCATCTCGTCAGCGAGCTCCGAAGGTAG
- the map gene encoding type I methionyl aminopeptidase, producing MPTRTALSPGVLSPTLPVPKWIARPEYVGKSTAKEGTEPWVQTPEVIEKMRVAGRIAAGALAEAGKAVAPGVTTDELDRIAHEYMVDNGAYPSTLGYKGFPKSCCTSLNEVICHGIPDSTVIEDGDIVNIDVTAYIDGVHGDTNATFLAGDVAEEHRLLVERTREATMRAINAVKPGRALSIIGRVIESYANRFGYNVVRDFTGHGIGTTFHNGLVVLHYDQPAVGTIMQPGMTFTIEPMINLGALDYEIWDDGWTVVTKDRKWTAQFEHTLLVTDTGAEILTVA from the coding sequence ATGCCTACCCGAACCGCGCTTTCCCCCGGCGTGCTGTCGCCGACGCTGCCGGTGCCGAAGTGGATCGCGCGCCCGGAATATGTCGGCAAGTCGACGGCCAAGGAGGGCACCGAGCCGTGGGTGCAGACGCCGGAGGTAATCGAGAAGATGCGCGTCGCCGGGCGGATCGCGGCCGGTGCGCTGGCCGAGGCGGGTAAGGCCGTCGCACCCGGGGTGACGACCGACGAACTCGACCGGATCGCGCACGAATACATGGTCGACAACGGCGCCTATCCGTCGACGCTGGGCTACAAGGGATTCCCGAAGTCGTGCTGTACGTCGCTCAACGAGGTCATCTGCCACGGGATCCCTGACTCGACGGTGATCGAGGACGGAGACATCGTCAACATCGATGTCACCGCCTACATCGACGGGGTGCACGGCGACACGAACGCGACTTTCCTCGCCGGCGACGTCGCCGAAGAGCACCGCCTGCTCGTTGAGCGAACCCGGGAGGCGACGATGCGCGCGATCAACGCCGTCAAACCGGGGCGCGCGTTGTCGATCATTGGCCGCGTCATCGAGTCATATGCAAATCGGTTCGGGTACAACGTGGTTCGCGACTTCACCGGTCACGGCATCGGCACCACGTTTCACAACGGGCTGGTCGTCCTGCATTACGACCAGCCGGCCGTCGGGACAATCATGCAACCGGGAATGACGTTCACCATCGAGCCGATGATCAACCTCGGCGCACTGGACTACGAGATCTGGGACGACGGCTGGACGGTGGTCACCAAGGACCGCAAGTGGACCGCGCAGTTCGAGCACACCCTGCTGGTCACCGACACCGGCGCCGAGATCCTCACGGTCGCCTAA
- a CDS encoding DUF1707 SHOCT-like domain-containing protein produces the protein MTNGSGGDMVALRVSDADRNGTLRRLHNAVALGLIDIDEFEQRSSQVAFARTRNELDGLVGDLPGPGAIVTSAADRVELRGWAGSLKRHGAWTVPTRLALVRRLGSIDLDLTRARFAGPVVVIELDLKFGSLDLRLPDGASASIDDVEVYVGSASDRRKDAPAEGTPHVVLTGQVVCGSVVIRGPRRALLRRARHA, from the coding sequence ATGACGAACGGCAGTGGTGGGGACATGGTGGCGTTGCGGGTTTCCGACGCCGACCGCAACGGCACGTTGCGCCGGCTGCACAACGCCGTTGCGCTCGGGCTGATCGACATCGACGAGTTCGAACAGCGCTCGTCACAAGTGGCCTTCGCGCGGACCCGAAACGAGTTGGACGGGCTGGTCGGCGACCTGCCCGGGCCCGGCGCCATCGTCACCTCGGCGGCTGACCGGGTGGAACTGCGCGGCTGGGCGGGCTCGCTGAAGCGCCACGGCGCCTGGACGGTGCCCACCAGGCTGGCACTGGTGCGCCGGCTCGGCTCGATCGATCTCGACCTCACCAGGGCCCGTTTCGCGGGGCCGGTGGTGGTCATCGAGCTCGACCTGAAGTTCGGCTCGCTGGACCTGCGGCTCCCGGACGGCGCCAGCGCGTCGATCGACGACGTCGAGGTCTACGTGGGCAGCGCGAGCGATCGTCGCAAAGACGCACCGGCGGAGGGAACGCCGCACGTCGTACTGACTGGTCAGGTGGTGTGCGGCTCGGTGGTCATCCGGGGACCGCGGCGGGCATTGCTGCGCCGCGCGCGTCACGCGTGA
- a CDS encoding penicillin-binding transpeptidase domain-containing protein yields MVTRTIFASTAVCVLFVAVSALPGCTPRPDGPGPAAEKFFAALAVGDIATAAQLCDNPNEAREALNAAWSGLQATHLDAQLLSSKYAEDTGIVAYRFTWHLPKNRTWSYDGQLKMSRDEGRWQVRWATTGLHPKLGEHQTFALRADPPRRASVNELGGSDVLVPGYLYHYALDATAAGPALIATAHAVVEVLHPFNDTLNDPQLLAEQASSATQPIDLVTLHPEDNDRVFPAIGKLPGVVITPQADMLPTDPHFAPAVISEVKKVVIDQLDGQAGWRVVSVNQNGVDVAVLHEVEGIPAPSVSITLDRAVQDAAQRAVDTRGGKAMIVVIKPSTGEILAIAQNAGADADGSIATTGLFPPGSTFKMITAGAAVERDMATPNTMLGCPGHIDIGHRTIPNYGGFDLGVVPMSRAFASSCNTTFAELSSRMPPRGLTQAASRYGIGLDYQVQGITTVTGSVPPTVDLAERTEDGFGQGKVLASPFGMALAAATVAAGKTPVPQLIVGRPTAVQGDLTPISPKMVDALRPMMRLVVTNGTAKDIAGCGEVLGKTGEAEFPGGSHSWFAGYRGDLAFASLIVGGGSSEYAVRMTKVMLDSLPPGYLA; encoded by the coding sequence ATGGTAACTCGAACAATATTTGCCTCAACTGCCGTGTGTGTGCTGTTTGTCGCGGTTTCCGCGCTGCCGGGCTGCACTCCGCGGCCCGACGGTCCGGGCCCGGCCGCCGAGAAGTTCTTCGCGGCGTTGGCCGTTGGCGACATCGCGACGGCCGCCCAACTCTGCGACAACCCCAACGAAGCCCGTGAAGCGCTCAACGCGGCCTGGTCGGGACTGCAGGCCACCCACCTCGACGCGCAGCTGCTCAGCTCGAAATACGCCGAGGACACCGGCATAGTCGCGTATCGCTTCACCTGGCATTTGCCCAAGAACCGGACCTGGAGCTACGACGGCCAGCTGAAGATGTCCCGCGACGAGGGACGCTGGCAGGTTCGCTGGGCCACCACGGGGCTGCACCCCAAGCTGGGCGAGCATCAGACGTTCGCGCTGCGGGCCGACCCGCCGCGCCGCGCCTCGGTCAACGAACTCGGGGGCAGCGATGTGCTGGTGCCCGGCTACCTGTACCACTACGCGCTGGACGCCACTGCGGCCGGGCCCGCGCTGATTGCGACGGCTCACGCGGTGGTCGAGGTCCTGCATCCCTTTAACGACACGCTGAACGACCCGCAGTTGCTCGCCGAACAAGCCAGCTCGGCGACCCAGCCGATCGATCTGGTCACCCTGCATCCCGAGGACAACGACAGGGTCTTCCCAGCGATTGGAAAACTACCCGGCGTCGTGATCACACCCCAGGCCGACATGTTGCCAACCGATCCCCATTTCGCGCCGGCCGTCATCAGCGAAGTGAAGAAGGTCGTGATCGATCAACTTGACGGTCAGGCGGGCTGGCGGGTGGTGAGCGTCAACCAGAACGGCGTGGACGTCGCCGTGCTGCACGAGGTCGAAGGGATACCGGCGCCGTCGGTCTCGATCACCCTGGACCGGGCGGTGCAAGACGCCGCTCAGCGCGCGGTGGACACCCGCGGTGGCAAAGCGATGATCGTCGTGATCAAGCCGTCGACCGGGGAGATTCTCGCGATCGCGCAGAACGCCGGGGCGGACGCGGACGGCTCGATCGCCACCACCGGCCTGTTCCCGCCCGGGTCGACCTTCAAGATGATCACCGCCGGTGCGGCCGTCGAGCGTGACATGGCCACGCCCAACACGATGCTGGGCTGTCCGGGCCACATCGACATCGGGCACCGCACCATCCCCAACTACGGCGGATTCGATCTTGGCGTGGTGCCGATGTCACGTGCGTTCGCCAGCTCCTGCAACACCACGTTCGCCGAGTTGAGCAGCAGGATGCCGCCTCGTGGCCTGACGCAGGCCGCCAGCCGGTACGGGATTGGCCTCGACTATCAAGTCCAGGGCATCACCACCGTGACCGGGTCGGTTCCACCGACGGTGGACCTGGCCGAGCGCACCGAGGACGGCTTTGGCCAGGGCAAGGTGCTGGCCAGCCCGTTCGGCATGGCCCTGGCCGCGGCCACGGTCGCGGCCGGCAAGACCCCGGTGCCGCAGCTGATCGTGGGCCGCCCGACCGCTGTCCAGGGCGACCTCACGCCGATCAGCCCGAAGATGGTCGACGCCCTGCGACCGATGATGCGGCTGGTGGTGACCAACGGCACCGCCAAGGACATCGCCGGCTGCGGCGAGGTGTTAGGTAAAACGGGTGAAGCCGAGTTTCCGGGCGGATCGCATTCCTGGTTCGCCGGGTACCGCGGTGACCTGGCGTTCGCATCGCTGATCGTCGGGGGTGGCAGCTCGGAATACGCGGTCCGGATGACCAAGGTGATGCTCGACTCGCTGCCGCCGGGCTACTTGGCTTAG
- a CDS encoding GNAT family N-acetyltransferase, with amino-acid sequence MSAPPIFRLVGERRVSVVRDLDAVWRVLDDDPVASCMVAARVADYGIEPNSIGGELWTLRGAEESLCFAGANLIPLRGGPIDLNAFADAAMGSTRRCSSLVGRADLVLPMWQRLESAWGPARDVRDHQPLMALATHPSCEIDPGVRQVRPEELDAYLVAAVDMFIGEVGVDPRLGDGGRGYRRRVAGLISAGRAWARFEQGHVVFKAEVGSQSPGVGQIQGVWVHPEWRGLGLGTAGTATLAAVIVGSGRIASLYVNGFNTVARAAYSRVGFKEVGTFATVLLD; translated from the coding sequence ATGTCGGCTCCGCCCATCTTTCGCCTTGTCGGCGAGCGACGGGTGTCCGTGGTGCGTGATCTCGACGCCGTGTGGCGCGTACTTGACGACGACCCGGTGGCTTCGTGCATGGTCGCCGCACGGGTAGCGGACTATGGCATCGAACCCAATTCGATTGGCGGGGAACTGTGGACCCTTCGCGGCGCCGAGGAATCGCTGTGCTTCGCCGGTGCCAACCTCATCCCGCTGCGTGGCGGTCCGATCGACTTGAATGCCTTCGCCGACGCGGCGATGGGCTCGACGCGGCGGTGTTCGTCGTTGGTCGGCAGGGCCGACCTGGTGTTGCCGATGTGGCAGCGGCTCGAGTCGGCCTGGGGTCCGGCGCGTGATGTGCGTGACCACCAACCACTGATGGCGCTGGCTACCCACCCGAGTTGCGAGATCGACCCCGGCGTGCGCCAGGTTCGGCCGGAGGAACTGGACGCCTACTTGGTGGCCGCCGTCGACATGTTCATCGGCGAAGTGGGCGTCGACCCGCGGCTCGGCGACGGCGGGCGCGGCTACCGCCGCCGGGTGGCTGGCCTCATTTCGGCCGGCCGTGCCTGGGCGCGCTTCGAGCAGGGGCACGTTGTCTTCAAGGCCGAGGTGGGATCGCAGTCTCCCGGCGTCGGGCAGATCCAGGGGGTCTGGGTGCATCCCGAGTGGCGCGGCCTGGGGCTGGGCACCGCCGGCACCGCAACGCTCGCCGCCGTGATAGTCGGCAGCGGGCGCATCGCCAGCCTGTATGTGAACGGCTTCAACACAGTGGCCCGCGCCGCGTACAGCCGAGTCGGGTTCAAGGAAGTGGGCACCTTCGCGACGGTGCTCCTGGACTGA
- the ispG gene encoding flavodoxin-dependent (E)-4-hydroxy-3-methylbut-2-enyl-diphosphate synthase translates to MTIGLGMPQPPAPTLSPRRATRQLMVGNVGVGSDHPISVQSMCTTKTHDINATLQQIAELTAAGCDIVRVACPRQEDADALAEISRHSQIPVIADIHFQPKYIFAAIDAGCAAVRVNPGNIKEFDGRVGEVAKAAGEAGIPIRIGVNAGSLDKRFMAKYGKATPEALVESALWEASLFEEHGFGNIKISVKHNDPVVMVAAYEQLAAQCDYPLHLGVTEAGPAFQGTIKSAVAFGALLSRGIGDTIRVSLSAPPVEEVKVGNQILESLNLRPRSLEIVSCPSCGRAQVDVYTLANEVTAGLDGLEVPLRVAVMGCVVNGPGEAREADLGVASGNGKGQIFVRGEVIKTVPEAQIVETLIEEAMRIASEMSDNDPGATASGSPIVTVS, encoded by the coding sequence GTGACCATTGGCCTAGGCATGCCGCAGCCGCCGGCACCCACGCTGTCCCCCCGGCGCGCCACGCGTCAGCTGATGGTCGGCAACGTCGGGGTGGGAAGCGACCACCCGATCTCGGTGCAGTCGATGTGCACCACCAAAACCCACGACATCAATGCCACGCTGCAGCAGATCGCCGAGTTGACCGCGGCCGGCTGCGACATCGTGCGGGTGGCGTGCCCGCGTCAGGAGGACGCCGACGCGCTGGCCGAGATCTCCCGGCACAGCCAGATCCCGGTGATCGCCGACATCCACTTCCAACCGAAATACATCTTCGCCGCCATCGACGCCGGATGCGCCGCGGTGCGGGTAAACCCGGGCAACATCAAGGAATTCGACGGGCGGGTCGGCGAGGTCGCCAAGGCCGCCGGCGAGGCGGGCATCCCGATCCGCATCGGTGTCAACGCCGGCTCACTGGACAAGCGGTTCATGGCCAAGTACGGCAAGGCCACGCCGGAAGCCCTGGTCGAGTCGGCGCTGTGGGAGGCCTCGCTGTTCGAGGAGCACGGCTTCGGCAACATCAAGATCAGCGTCAAGCACAACGACCCGGTGGTGATGGTCGCCGCATACGAGCAGCTGGCCGCCCAGTGCGACTACCCGCTGCACCTCGGGGTCACCGAGGCCGGCCCCGCCTTCCAGGGCACCATCAAGTCGGCCGTCGCGTTCGGTGCCCTGCTGTCGCGGGGCATCGGTGACACCATCCGGGTGTCGTTGTCGGCCCCGCCCGTCGAAGAAGTCAAGGTCGGCAACCAGATTCTCGAGTCGCTGAACCTGCGGCCGCGTTCGTTGGAAATCGTGTCCTGCCCGTCGTGCGGACGCGCGCAGGTCGACGTCTACACCCTGGCCAACGAGGTGACCGCCGGGCTGGACGGCCTCGAGGTGCCGTTGCGGGTGGCCGTGATGGGGTGCGTCGTAAACGGCCCGGGTGAGGCGCGCGAGGCCGACCTGGGCGTCGCGTCGGGCAACGGCAAAGGGCAGATCTTTGTTCGCGGTGAAGTGATCAAGACCGTGCCCGAAGCCCAGATCGTCGAGACGCTGATCGAGGAGGCGATGCGGATCGCGTCGGAAATGAGCGACAACGATCCGGGCGCGACAGCCAGCGGTTCGCCTATTGTGACCGTAAGCTGA
- a CDS encoding M50 family metallopeptidase, with translation MMFIVGIVLFALAILISVALHECGHMWVARATGMKVRRYFVGFGPTLWSTRRGETEYGVKAIPLGGFCDIAGMTPVEDLAADERDRAMYKQSTWKRVAVLFAGPAMNFVICLVLIYAIAVIWGLPNLHPPTRAVIGETGCVAQEVSPGNLGKCTGPGPAALAGIRAGDVVVKVGDTPVSSFDDMAAAVRKLHGTVPIVVERNGTTLSTYVDVAVTQRFVSHGRGGQPEPATVGAIGVGAAHVGPKQYTVISAVPGTFVFTADLAREVGKALVAIPTKVGALVHAIGGGQRDPQTPMSVVGASIIGGDTVDHGLWVAFWFFLAQLNLILGAINLLPLLPFDGGHIAVAVFEKIRNTIRFARGKVAAAPVNYLKLMPATYVVLALVVGYMLLTVTADLVNPIRLFQ, from the coding sequence ATGATGTTCATAGTCGGCATAGTGCTGTTCGCGCTGGCCATCCTGATCTCGGTGGCCCTGCACGAATGCGGCCACATGTGGGTCGCGCGGGCCACCGGCATGAAAGTGCGTCGCTATTTCGTCGGCTTCGGGCCGACACTGTGGTCGACCCGGCGCGGCGAGACGGAGTACGGTGTCAAGGCCATACCGCTGGGCGGCTTCTGCGACATCGCCGGTATGACGCCGGTCGAGGACCTTGCGGCCGACGAACGTGACCGCGCGATGTACAAGCAGTCGACGTGGAAGCGCGTTGCGGTGCTGTTCGCCGGGCCCGCGATGAACTTTGTCATCTGCCTGGTGCTCATCTATGCCATCGCCGTGATCTGGGGGTTGCCGAACCTGCATCCGCCGACCAGGGCCGTCATTGGCGAAACTGGCTGTGTCGCACAGGAAGTCAGTCCGGGCAACCTCGGCAAGTGCACCGGTCCCGGCCCGGCGGCGCTGGCCGGAATCCGCGCCGGTGACGTCGTCGTCAAGGTCGGTGACACCCCGGTGTCCAGCTTCGACGACATGGCCGCCGCGGTGCGCAAATTGCACGGCACCGTTCCGATCGTCGTCGAGCGCAACGGCACCACACTCAGCACCTATGTCGACGTCGCCGTCACCCAGCGCTTCGTCAGCCACGGGCGAGGTGGTCAGCCCGAGCCGGCCACGGTGGGCGCGATCGGGGTCGGCGCTGCCCACGTCGGGCCGAAGCAGTACACCGTGATCTCCGCGGTGCCGGGCACCTTCGTCTTCACCGCCGACCTTGCCCGTGAGGTGGGCAAGGCACTCGTGGCGATCCCGACCAAGGTCGGCGCGCTGGTGCACGCCATCGGCGGCGGACAGCGTGACCCGCAGACCCCGATGAGCGTGGTCGGGGCCAGCATCATCGGCGGCGACACCGTCGACCATGGGCTCTGGGTGGCGTTCTGGTTCTTCCTCGCCCAGTTGAATCTCATTCTGGGCGCCATCAACCTGCTGCCGTTGTTGCCGTTCGACGGCGGCCACATTGCCGTCGCGGTGTTCGAGAAGATCCGCAACACGATCCGGTTCGCCCGGGGCAAGGTGGCCGCCGCGCCGGTGAACTACCTCAAGCTCATGCCCGCGACGTATGTGGTTCTGGCCTTAGTCGTCGGCTACATGCTGTTGACCGTCACCGCCGACCTGGTCAACCCAATCCGGCTCTTCCAGTAA
- the dxr gene encoding 1-deoxy-D-xylulose-5-phosphate reductoisomerase: protein MTNPADGRLRVLVLGCTGSIGTQALEVIADNPDRFEVVGLAAGGARVDTLLRQRAETGVTNIAVTDNHAAELIGDVPYRGPDAVTRLIEETEADVVLNALVGALGLRPTLAALASGARLALANKESLVAGGSLVLRAARPGQIVPVDSEHSALAQCLRGGRADEVAKLVLTASGGPFRGWSAADLERVTPEQAGAHPTWSMGPMNTLNSASLVNKGLELIETHLLFGIDYDRIEVVVHPQSIVHSMVTFIDGSTIAQASPPDMKLPISLALGWPRRVPAAATCCDFHTPQTWEFEPLDTDVFPAVELARQAGRAGGCMTAVYNAANEEAAAAFLAGRIGFPAIVGTIAEVLHAADQWAPQWGEVPATVDDVLEAQRWARERARRAVSGMDSVAIVTAAKPGAGGRHAST, encoded by the coding sequence GTGACTAACCCCGCCGACGGGCGCCTGCGTGTGCTGGTGCTGGGCTGTACCGGTTCGATCGGCACCCAGGCGCTGGAGGTGATCGCCGATAATCCGGACCGCTTCGAGGTTGTCGGCTTGGCGGCGGGCGGTGCGCGCGTGGACACGCTGCTGCGGCAGCGCGCCGAGACCGGGGTCACCAACATCGCCGTCACCGACAATCACGCGGCCGAGCTGATCGGCGATGTCCCGTACCGCGGGCCCGATGCGGTCACCCGGCTGATCGAGGAGACCGAGGCCGACGTCGTCCTCAATGCGCTCGTCGGGGCGTTGGGCCTGCGACCGACGTTGGCTGCGCTCGCCTCGGGAGCCCGGCTGGCCCTGGCCAACAAGGAATCGCTGGTTGCCGGGGGTTCATTGGTGCTGCGGGCCGCGCGGCCGGGCCAGATCGTGCCCGTCGACTCCGAGCACTCCGCGCTGGCCCAGTGCCTGCGCGGCGGTCGCGCCGACGAAGTCGCCAAGCTGGTGCTGACCGCCTCGGGCGGGCCATTTCGGGGCTGGTCCGCCGCGGACCTCGAGCGCGTCACCCCCGAGCAGGCCGGCGCGCACCCGACCTGGTCGATGGGGCCGATGAACACGCTGAACTCGGCGTCGCTGGTCAACAAGGGGCTCGAACTCATCGAGACCCACCTGCTGTTCGGCATCGATTACGACCGCATCGAGGTGGTGGTGCACCCCCAGTCGATCGTTCATTCGATGGTCACCTTCATCGACGGCTCGACGATCGCCCAGGCCAGCCCCCCGGACATGAAACTGCCCATTTCGTTGGCGCTGGGCTGGCCGCGGCGGGTGCCCGCGGCGGCCACCTGTTGTGATTTCCATACCCCGCAGACCTGGGAATTTGAGCCGCTGGATACCGACGTTTTTCCCGCCGTCGAGCTGGCCCGGCAGGCCGGCCGGGCCGGCGGCTGCATGACCGCCGTCTACAACGCGGCCAACGAGGAGGCGGCGGCGGCGTTCCTTGCGGGCCGGATCGGCTTCCCGGCCATCGTCGGCACCATCGCCGAGGTGTTGCATGCCGCCGACCAATGGGCCCCCCAATGGGGCGAGGTACCCGCTACCGTGGATGACGTACTCGAGGCGCAGCGCTGGGCCCGTGAGCGAGCGCGGCGCGCGGTATCCGGAATGGATTCCGTGGCGATCGTAACCGCGGCGAAGCCGGGCGCTGGGGGTCGACACGCATCGACTTGA
- a CDS encoding fasciclin domain-containing protein has translation MMNMQAKTVAAASLAALAIAGLAGCSSTKPASQGTTTPQPATSMAAPTMPSTMADPAADLIGPGCAEYAAQNPSGPGSVAGMAADPVATAASNNPQLSTLTAALSGKLNPDVNLVDTLNSGQYTVFAPTNAAFDKLPAATIDQLKTDSKLLSSILTYHVVAGQASPSKIDGTHKTLQGADVTVMGTGNALTVNNAGLVCGGVHTANATVYMIDTVLMPPGQ, from the coding sequence ATGATGAACATGCAGGCCAAGACCGTCGCGGCGGCAAGCCTCGCCGCGCTCGCGATCGCGGGTTTAGCGGGGTGTTCCAGCACGAAGCCCGCGTCGCAAGGCACCACCACCCCACAACCCGCGACCAGCATGGCGGCACCCACCATGCCGTCGACGATGGCGGACCCCGCGGCCGACCTGATAGGTCCCGGGTGCGCGGAATACGCGGCGCAGAATCCCAGCGGCCCCGGGTCGGTGGCCGGGATGGCGGCCGACCCGGTCGCGACCGCGGCATCGAACAACCCGCAGCTGAGCACGCTGACCGCCGCGTTGTCGGGCAAGCTGAACCCGGACGTGAACCTGGTCGACACCCTCAACAGCGGCCAGTACACGGTTTTCGCGCCCACGAATGCCGCATTCGACAAGCTTCCCGCGGCCACCATCGACCAACTCAAGACCGACTCCAAGCTGCTGAGCAGCATCTTGACCTACCACGTGGTGGCTGGTCAGGCGAGCCCCAGCAAGATCGACGGCACCCACAAGACCCTGCAGGGTGCCGACGTGACGGTGATGGGCACCGGCAACGCGCTCACGGTCAACAACGCCGGCCTGGTCTGCGGCGGGGTACATACCGCCAACGCGACGGTGTACATGATCGACACCGTGCTGATGCCTCCGGGGCAGTAG